The DNA window CACCCTCAGCTCATCCAAGATGTATTTGACaatttttcttcagtagaacagtaaagaagattttctGCTGAAACGGTgatccttggtgattcataaatgCATGTCAccagctgctgtcactttaagagacaaaagaaaaaaaaaacatacatgcaaGACAAAATGAATACCTGTTACTCTTTATAATATtctgaggtcttatgaagcaaaacaatcaatctgtgcaagaaactgaacattattgttattattatcatcatcccCATTATGTTTAATCCAGAGCCTCATGCACTCCTGTCTTGCTCAGTTTCTGATTGTTTCGCTTCATGATACTTCACTATATATTGTCAGGGGTTTTTGTGTCTGTCAAAGTACCGGTAGCTATTAACTCGCATTtaatgaatcaccaaggaccacggtttcagctaaaaaatcTTCTATAAAAGAGAAGAGGCCTGAGTGTGAGGAAATTCACTGCAcactttcatttttggctgaactataccTTTgagtttaaatgtatgcacttcgATTCACTTTATCGTATTTTAGACACATCAATGGTTAAGTATTTTGGAAAATGTGAACACTTCCCATTATTTTGATTTGGTCTCGCAGACATTTCCATAGAGCGATCACGAATCCCCAGAGGCCTGAAGCCAGCAGCAGTGAAAAGCAGCATTATACAGCGCGTCCCGGCTGGCTGCTGATGTGGCAGATGTCTGAGTGTGGCTCTTTTCATTGAAAGGATGAACCCACAGATGAACAAAAGAGGACGACTGTGGTTCTGTCAATGCTTTCTTAGGAGAAACAATAAGAGGGAGGGGCTGAAAGAGTTATGAAAGAGTCAACACATTTTCCCTTTATGAGCATTTCTTCCAAGAATCTGAATGATTACATTTTGAGGTTTTATGAGATCACTTGCCATTCACTTTAGCAAATTTTGTGCTGAAATGTTCTGAATGTTAAAATTAATGTATACATATGCAGCATTCCAATTTGCATAGTTCTATGCAATAAAAAGATGTCCTTCGCTTCATCGTATGTAGTAAGACTGGCTGTGTTAAAAACAGCACACAAGCATACTGTTCTTACTGTTGTTGCAGTATGTAGTATgtactagcattcaaaagtttgggatcagtatgattttgaaaggagtctcttctgctcaccaaggctgcatcaaaatatatgcattctgatcaaaagtacagtaattatatgaaatattgcaatttaaatcaCAAATTTGTAACATAAATATGGTCACCATTGgttaatttaatgtgttcttggtgatatacatataaactactgaccccaaacctttgaatggcatTATAGTTTGCACAGAATGCAGATTTTATGAATGAGAGCTTAGAGCGTGGACTTGTTTCCCACAATTCAATGCACTCGACTTCACCTTCCATCAAGAGTGATCGCTTGTGATTTTTCACAACTCTTGcttcagttataaaaaaaaaggtaataattgGAAGCCACTGAATTAATCCTttagtattttcatattttacagttaaaatgtgTAGAATAAAGCTTTACTGCTTTACTGAAAAAGTACAAGTACACAATGTATACTGCACAATAGTAAGATCTAGTATACAATTTTGAACATAGCCAGAATGGTAGAAACATCCACATTATACATTTCTGAACCAGAACCCATTTAAATTTGCTTGGAAGCATTAAAGCctctatataaattatttttattataactttttttattttgaaatgtaaggaTAATACGATTAGCAACTGCTGTGGCAGTTTCAGTATTGCATTGCTggctttttttaaatgactgaacATTCCTTAAGATAATTGTCACAAACCACTACTCTTTCCTTAATGCAAGGGCTAATAGGCATTATTAGCCTAAacacctcatatatatatatatatatacactgaaaaaattatactaaaatttTAAGGTAAGTCGTTGCAAAcagtttattttagctacataaaaaatatatgttgacATGTCAACtgagtgtttatttaaatgaagctaaaataaattgattgcaaccacttaccttaaaataTTGTCAattcagtgaatcattttcagtgaTGTATTACATTTGAAACACTAGGATTTGGCATTCACTTATGCTGATTTCACAAACTATATATATCCACTAGAATGGATTGCATGGGAACAGGAATGTCATCAAATGATGGCCACCAGAGAGAGCAGTTGAGTTGGCATCCGAAGCCATCAACCtctttcaaaagaaaaacacTAACAGTATAATCAAATAGTGTATCGCGGTATGACTTTGCTCTCTCTACACATAATGTTATTGCCTAATACAGACCAAGTGTTTGCATGGCTTTCTTGATTTCTTGTGAATGTGAAAACCAGTAGAAGAAGTGTATGCAAGTTTCTACAAAATTCATTCTACAAGATTAGTTGAGAAACTCGTTGCGGTGTGCTTTGTGTTTAATATAACTTACTGTATGTTGCAACACGATAATACAGTACTGTATGCACAGCATTCACATCTAATATTTTAGGGATTTTCTCTGGCTTTGCTTGTGCAATCATGGAgagtacatttatgtatttagggAACTCTGCATACGCAAGTAATTGCGCTCGTAATGGTCACACGGTGCCCCAGTGGTTCTCTATCAAATCCTTTCTCTTCCTACAGCTGACATGTTTCAGATTGTTTCAGTATGCATTTTGACTGTCTTTTTATTAATTGTCTCACGCACAGCATGTGTAAAGACATTATGATTCCCAGTAGGTCTTCATTAAATGCCTTCAATATCTTTTCTATAGCAGTGCTACACAAAATCATGCAGGATAACATTTCAATGACATTTACTCATTAAgcttttatatatagttttaaccTCTGAAATTGTGACACCACATTTATGCTTTGGATGATATTAAAGAGATGTCAAAATATATTGGTGTAGTTTATTTCTTCCTTTGTACAGTCTTAACTCTTCATGGAGACAGTGAGCATACAACTGTATTTGATTTTCACAGCACCTTCAGGCCCATTTACAGAGACGCTTCACTCATAGTTAAGACAAAATGAGGTTACTCAATAAAACTGGTCAATTCAGCCCACAACATCAACTATACATGCTTTTCAGTAGAGGATCTAATGGCCTGAATTTAGAATTCATTCTTTTATAGCAAAATTAAGTTTATAAAGGCAGTGCTTCCTCaattattccttttttattcTCTCAGATAGCTTAGATATGGTAGATGGAGTAATCTACTTCCCAATATTCCAGGTTTCAAGAACGTTTGGAGACAAAATGTTGGCAAATTAGCCAAAACCTACTACAAATGTGTTACAATGCTACATAATTCAAAGTATTGTCCAAGTTTGGATGTCCAAAAAGCTCAAAGCTCACTTACAACATTCTTCCAAAAGTAAGGAAAGAAAATCTGTTTGGTAACAActtggagggggaaaaaaagcaaatGAAGTCTACATGATTGATAACAACAGTAAGTCTAATTACTAGGTATCTCGTAAGCTGACTATCTAGCAGTCTTATATACACACAGGTATACTTTTATAACCAGCACAAAAATTAATAGGCAACCATGTTTGCTGGGCCTACTTCCCTTAGTCAGGAGTAGatgtaatatttaatacaaattaaagatGTGTGTCCAATCCTGCCCTTAGAttagtggttcccaatcctggtcccaGGGAAGTCCCAAACACCATTTTAGATGTTTTTCTAATCATTTGATTCAACCCATCAGCTCAAGACACCAAGACCTCAAAGATGTTTCAGATATGAGAGATTACTGGGAGTtccccaggaccaggattgggaaccactgtctCAGATGACTGAACACCCCTGGTACAATCCTTTGAACTTAAAAATGGCTTTTACCCTGACTAAGTTTTATATCGGGAATTCCAGccttaattaaacataatttcaAGTCTTCAGACTCACTAGAACAGGGGTGTCCCAACTCtatcctggagggccggtgtcctgcagagtttagctccaaccagctccaaaacACCTGCCTGTAAGCttctagtatgcctagtaagaccttgattagctggtccATGTGTTTAATTGGGGTTCAGCAGGACACCGGCCgtccaggaccgagtttggacACTACtgcactagaaacttccaggcaagttTGTTGAAGCTGATTGGAGCTAATGTCTGCAGGACGTTGGCCCTGCAGGAGCAGAATTAGACTCCCCTGGTCTAAATGGAAGGTCACTTAAGTCACAAGAGTCGTGACAAGCTCCTCAGTAAGGATGATTGTATGACCAGGGCATGGTCTGTGCACATCTAGCACTTATCAAGGGTGTATTACACACATAAAAAGTGATACTCAAAACCTATGCATCTTATAGTAACATTTTGGTTCCACCAACTGAGATGAAGGCACATTTTAAAGCACAAAACTATCTGATAAGACTACACGTCTCCATTATCCCTCATCCAAAACAAGTGGATCTCAACTGCTTGATCAAAACATAAATTGGGTAGCAGGGTTGTTTTGATAGGTTGTTTCTTGGTAGACGTCATCCAATAAGTACTTGTTGCTTGGCATCCCCTTAGCCTCAAAAACCATTAACAAAACAACCGAAGACAGTAGAAAAATGATAATGTTTGGTAATGTTGAGTCAGCAGTTGGTCCTGAAGCACCTTACTCACACTGAACCAATCTGAACTggtcacaatgaaaaaaaaaaatctgtaatttccAATTAATTCCAAGATTAAATCACTTGAGCAAACTCTGCATGCCTCAGCGactcttttattttttctcttcacCCACACATCCCCAAAAATCCCCATTGCTCAACTCTCGCCCCAGTCCAGCTCCGAACAGCTGGAGAAGTAATTTCAGTCGTAGTGATGGTTGCCTGGAGAAGAGCCCAGATCATCACTCTACTCATAAGTCTTCAGAAAAGAAACTTCCATGTTTCCCAACTTGAATCGGAGACATGTCCAGGAAAATCTCTTTCCCATGGCCTGGTCCACCAAACATACTTATCTATTAAGTTTTACTTACAAACATCTGATCCTAAATGGAACATCTCTTACCATTTATAATAAACAGTTGAAAACTAAAAGGAAGCAGCACTGTGGATCTTGATCTCCATGCGATATGGATCCTTCCTTGAAACCGGAGCACACAATGCTGCCTTCATGCTGACACGCTTTCATTCATTCTCTAAACTAGATATATGGTCATTTGAGAAAGCTAGCAACCAAATGAGTGCAAAGCAAAGACAAACACTTGATGAAGCTTTTAACCaatccaccaccaccaccaccaccgaTAACTAAATCCATAGCCATTGCACCAGTTGTACTGAAATTTCAGCCTGGATCATGAAAGACTGCTTTTATTAGTAAAACTGCATTATAAAAGACCTATTGTGTATACCAATGTGGTTTAATCTTCTTTAATCATCTGTCATGGCATTGCAGTTCAGGTTCCAATAAAGATCTGGAAATCTAGCACAAAGTCCaatattcattcaaataaatgcctAGTAAGGGACATTAATCACAGCTAAGTCCTACGACAAAGTGGAGACACATTTATTGCATGGCATGGATCCTGACAGATCCAACATGTGTGGGTAAATTTAGGACTAGCTGACAAACCACAATAATAGGCACCTTGATTGTCAGCTTCTGAAACTTTACCCCTCATAAATACAGATGTCATCCTCAAAAAGACCTCAAGCTTGTTTTAATGTTGGAAACATGCAGTTGCAAGACTAGTTCAAGATTAATCCCAAAAAGATTTTGCCTAATTCTGAATATTGGTTTTCGTCACTCACTTTTATTGTTGGAGCATTTTGCAGAAATATTGATTCCTAATAAATATAGCAGATTACGTCAATTTCAACAGTTCAATGTGGTTCAGGCAATGCAGGCAGTAACAGACAGTATGTGAGACCTTTGAAACATGTTGAGCAAAGTTCTTCTGCAGTCAGGACTTAAACAGCAGAAACTTGAAAGGACTGTTAAAAAATTGGCAGGGAAGttaaagaacaaataaaaaatacatttttaaaatcaaagaaaaaagaatatatattaacaaaagaAGACATAGGTTGTAATTCTAATACATGTTGACATCAAAATACACTGCATCATCTATGGTCTAAACATACTGTATTTTGATGCATTGGGTGTGTGCCGCAATGAAATATGAGCAAGTTTCCGAGCGTATGAACGGGAGTCCATTGTCCATCTCTCCCTGTACCTCCCATTCTTGGAATGCTTGATATTCCcagtccgtccgtctgtctggaAGTGTAGTCACTGGATATTCTTTTTACTTGGATCAGGAGGCAGCCAGAGCCTTGACCAGGTAGAGTTTGTCGCCCTGTTCGCTGGTGAAGATGGGTGCCTTTTTGTAGTGTTCCACCAACTCCTCCATTGAGTTAAACTTGCGTTGTCCGATGCAGTAGAGGTTGTCCTTTAGCTGGACTTTGAAATGCTTGTTTTTGGACTGAGCTTTCAGTGATATTGAAAAGTCATTGGGCTAGAAAAAGAAAACCGGGAGAAAGGGAAAACATGTCAACAATTGCTGAAAGAAGGaatcttaatatatttttcaaaatatatgaaaGAGCGTTTCCGTCAACTTACTGAGGACTCACTGTCCCGGATAAGAAAGTCTCCCTCTGTGCCCCTCTGGTTGAGTGCCACCTCTGCCTGATGACGTGTCACCTTCCCATAGTACCACTGCTTGCCAGCGAAGCGTCCACTGGATGAAGGCTCAATGTAGTCACAGTCAGGTGTGGGCGGCCCGGCCAGGCTGGCTGAGTTGTGCGACTCCTGCAGAACAGTCACGTAGTTCTTAGGCACAAGTCCCATCTGCCCATCGGCTTTGCGACACTTCCACCACTCTGGGTCATTTTCGGGCTTCTCCACAACATCCATAACCTCCCCCTTCTCAAAGTTCAGCTCTTCATCGTTGCCCGAGCTGAACGGGTAGAGTGCCTGTACTGTGTGTAGCACCTGATTGCCGTTCGCACTATGAACAACAGCAGCCAATTTCTCCGACAAGCCACAGTCGTTGCTCGCCGATCCATCTGCATCCTCCGTCACGTAGTTGGATGGAAACCATCCCGAATGGCCATTGTAGCTCCCTCTCCACCAGCCATCACTGCACTTCTCCATTACAATGACCCTTGTGCCCTTAACCAATGACAACTCATCTTCCCTCTCTGCCGTGTAGCTGAATTTGACTAGCGCAGGAAGGTTTAGGTCATACAGACGTTCACCATTGTCCGGGTAGAGGTCAGAGTCCATATTGGAGGCCGTTTCACGCATGCCCGTCTTCCGTTTCACCTTGCCAATTCCTGCATACATAAAGAACAGCCATTCAGGTTTTCCCAAATACACAATTAGTGTCCCTTCTTTGTTCTCAACTACTTGTACTGCAGTCAGTGTGGACGCCCCCCCAAAAATTGGCTTCAACTTCATTGAAACTAAAGCAATTTAGCAACTAGGGGATTTCAATGTTTCATTAAGTTTACCTTATTTGTTAACAAATCACCTTTTCAGAGAACTTGTTGCTGCATTCTAGGACTGCCTTCTACAATAATACATAAGATACTGCTTTAGAAAGTGGCAGATACAAGGTACAAGGCAACATAATTTTGCTGCTCAACTTTGTGAAAAGTCTTCATTATGAGGGGGCAGTCAGAGTCGggcttgtaacctgaaggtcccAGGTTCAAGTCTTGGTaacggcaggaattgtgggttggggggggagtgaatgaacagctccAACTGAGGTACACTTGAACAAGGTACTGAACCCCCAATTGCACCCTGGGTGCTGCTACAAAAATTGCTGCCCACTAGTCCAGTGTGTACACTACAGTTCACTACGGTGTtggtgcacttggatgggttaaatgcaaagcacaaattcagagtatggaaCACAATACCTGGTTGCGTGTCACTTCACTTATTTACTCACTGCTTCTGCATACACCTGACACCTTCAATTGGTTTTGTATCAGTTCTTTTTTATATTAAGAAAAAGATCATATCTTTATTCCTGCACTACTGTCCactaaaaaaatacacacattgaACTAAAGGCATTTTGTCAATGGAAAGCCATGTTCAGAAATGAAAAATGTGTTGAGACAGACTCTTCAGGGGGTAATTTCTTCACCCTGCACTCATTCCATTCTTGTTTAAATTATTCTGTGAAACCAAAGAACAATGTATTTTGATACAGGCACCAACAGGCAGGGCACAAGTGAAAAAAGAACTTGTCCAAACACATGTTACAGTGCAGTCAGGCTTGTGTTTTCATACTGACAGGGTGCTATCAGCTCCCGCCTGCTTGAGCAGTGTGTCCTCTCTTGGTAAACACGGGCACTGGTCCAGTTTCAAAACCACCCAATTACAACCAACTAATCATGTTCTCACCACTTTTTACAAGTCATAGATCATATGACAAGCTGTGCACTTTTGGCTTCCTCCTTGATCATGGAGATGGTTCAATTATTCCCATGTGAACGAGCATGTAGGAGCAACAGAACAAttctgcaaacaaaaataaatgcttaCTTTGTGACAATGCAAAACATATAGCCACCATGATACAAGGTATATGATGCAAACCTGTCTCGCACAGCTGTGTGGTCTAGTTCTGTTGTTCAGAAAAAAGTACTTGCAAAGAGACACTGGAATGATCACCACACCCATCGTCCTCCTCCATGAGGAAgaagtgagcgagggagtgttgGGTTAGGTTCATGGATGCTGTCGAGGATTCCGGCCTGTCTGACCACATTAGGTCAAGCAAAGTGTGCCGGTCTGGAGGATTAATGGAGAATATCTGACCCCAAGGCCTTTTGACCATGTTGGTTAGTTTGGCAAAGGTTTGTGAATAGTGTTACCGTGCAGGAATGTCCACTTGGCAGTGAAGTTTGTACTGGCCCAATCCAAAGGCCCAAAGACAGTTAAACCCTCTTTCTCTTTacatactttacaaaaaaaagcaaagcaataTAATTACGTTACTGGATGGTAGTACCATGGTCATTTATAGAACACAAAATGCATGGCACTTCAAAGAATACCGTGGTATTAAAGATAGTATCTCTGCTGTTTGCTGGTCTAAGATGGTTTGCTTAAAGTAAGCCAACCCCCACTAAAACCatcagaaccaaaccacaccAAATTACTTTAAGCTGGTTCACCCTGTTTTCAACATGGAAGTAAACTCAgtctttatatttcaaattaatatacCTGTAGGCAGGGTTCAAGAACCAGATGTGATTTAACAAAACTTGTCACCAAAACAGCAGGTGAAACCTTGGAACCACTCTTACCTAATCTAAAAGGAAATCACCAAATTTACTTCATGCTTGCTCAGGGGTTAAAGGTTAACATAGCGAGAACAAAGCTTTTCCAATGGCTATATGCTGTAAGTGAGATGCTTATCAAAGCTAGAGGCCAGAAGAATTTACTCTGTGCCTGCGTATACCTCTACTGCCTGATTTGCAATACAAATGTATGAAATCCCAAACCATGACGTATTTGCCTTTGGCCTCCAAGCTTTGTCAGATTAAGGGGGATTGACATTTGCATGGTCAATGTGAGCAGGAAGTGAATGTGAAGTGTATGAGTGATACTAACTGGAGCATTTAGTGCCCCATGCGTGAGCGTGTTGGTGCATGTAACCACAGATGTGTGAATCTTCTGACAGCATGAGTTCAACTCGTCTACAAATTCAACaggcacccaaaaatgaaaattctgttagaTCATTCACTCTCATGTCATGCCCTTCCATCATTACCATATCATTCGGTCAGCGAGTTGATATAAACCAGATAAGTATGATTTATGACAGAATCATTCAGAAAGGTTTTATAAACAgatcaaatgattcattaaaaagatccaAATAAAACGTTAGTGATCTAATTCATTAATCTAACTCATGAAAAAATTAGGACAATTTTAATGACAaagtgtgaataaataaaaatttggacTAAACATGCAGGTTAAAATATACAATGATTACGAAGGCAAATTTCACGTTGTCACTTGTTAATAAAGGCAACTGATGTTGGGTGTGAATGTTCAGACCAGTGGTGGTTTTCTTGAGCGTGACACGACTGATGTTGTTTCACGAGACAGGGAAAGTAATCCACCCACTCAGCCATCGGATTAGTCCGTCTACATGGTCTCTAGTGAGCTGACTTTGGCAGTTTACACAAGTCTCTTAACTAACACTTCTAGACAGTAACCAACCACATCAGCGCAAACACACAATTTCGCAAATAGGTTGGATTACAAATGGCGGGTGTTTCCCACTTAAATATATGCTTTATTTAAACACTTGGAATCGTACTTTTTAAAAACAGATCTGTGCATGTGTTGAAGAAAAAGTTAATAACGCTAGTCAGAATTTACCACCAAAATGCAAAGAGTTTTCGGTCCACCCCGAGTCTCTGATATTCTCTACGAGTCCATGGATGTGCTGCTGAAAgaacaaaacacattgtattgAGCCATGGTGTATTTCCTGAAAACAAAATAAGGAATTTTCCTGGATTCCTATGGAGGTTGCTCAGGAAGGAAGCTGCACGCTTTGTATGGCCATAACTCAATGTGTTTATATACGTctcttttattatcttttccaataTAACTTTTGAACATGAACTTTTAAATCAAATTTGACCAAAAACTGCCATCTGTAATTAACTGGCAACCATTACAACTTGTAAAAAACCAACAGAGTTCCATATAAAGTTCTATTCCACCCACCCAACACACTACATCCACTTCCCTTCCATTTCAAGTCTTTCCTCTGAGTGCAGCATGAGCTGACTTAGATTAGTTGTTTCCTATGATGAGTTCATCCTATTGTTCTCCAATACAAGGCTGTACCCAATTCAAAAGCAACCTATGGCTATGAATAAGTGGATTTTATGCTAGCTAAATAAATGACATGAAAGTGTGGCAAACAAACATAActtgtttataaatatatgtatatattttcagattttgcaGAATGTGCCCAAGTGTATGAATGAAAGAGATGCAAGCAAAACTAGTAAAAacaggaaagaaaaatcacttgCACTTTTAATGTAAGAACTGGGCTCAAAGTCAAGCGGAAAACAAGACATTCTTTCAACTCAAAAAGACGAGACATCAAACGGCCTCCAGTGACAGTGACTGTAAACCACAGAGCCTTCAGCTGCTCAAGACTGTGTGCACATCACATGCTCGCTCGATGCGCAAACCAATTCAAAACAATCTGCAACGAACAGACCTCCAAATACAATTTAACTTCCCTAAATGAAACCAGCAAATGTTCAACATAAGCTTAAAAAAACCAAGATGAAACAAAGACAGATAAagcaaaaataagaaagaaatacCATATTTCAACCAAACAATAAACGAAAAAAGAATAATGGCTATTTTAGTTAAAGTTCGACGACATTAAACATAATAACATTAAACTGTATTACAGTAAGTATACACAAATTCTACAAAATCGAATTTCTTTTGATTGTGAGGTGAAACATTT is part of the Carassius gibelio isolate Cgi1373 ecotype wild population from Czech Republic chromosome B24, carGib1.2-hapl.c, whole genome shotgun sequence genome and encodes:
- the nck1b gene encoding cytoplasmic protein NCK1 isoform X2, producing MDMADLFKHFFRIGKVKRKTGMRETASNMDSDLYPDNGERLYDLNLPALVKFSYTAEREDELSLVKGTRVIVMEKCSDGWWRGSYNGHSGWFPSNYVTEDADGSASNDCGLSEKLAAVVHSANGNQVLHTVQALYPFSSGNDEELNFEKGEVMDVVEKPENDPEWWKCRKADGQMGLVPKNYVTVLQESHNSASLAGPPTPDCDYIEPSSSGRFAGKQWYYGKVTRHQAEVALNQRGTEGDFLIRDSESSPNDFSISLKAQSKNKHFKVQLKDNLYCIGQRKFNSMEELVEHYKKAPIFTSEQGDKLYLVKALAAS
- the nck1b gene encoding cytoplasmic protein NCK1 isoform X1, which codes for MTDEVIVIAKFDYMAQQDQELDIKKNERLWLLDDSKSWWRVRNATNKTGFVPSNYVERKNSARKASIVKNLKDTLGIGKVKRKTGMRETASNMDSDLYPDNGERLYDLNLPALVKFSYTAEREDELSLVKGTRVIVMEKCSDGWWRGSYNGHSGWFPSNYVTEDADGSASNDCGLSEKLAAVVHSANGNQVLHTVQALYPFSSGNDEELNFEKGEVMDVVEKPENDPEWWKCRKADGQMGLVPKNYVTVLQESHNSASLAGPPTPDCDYIEPSSSGRFAGKQWYYGKVTRHQAEVALNQRGTEGDFLIRDSESSPNDFSISLKAQSKNKHFKVQLKDNLYCIGQRKFNSMEELVEHYKKAPIFTSEQGDKLYLVKALAAS
- the nck1b gene encoding cytoplasmic protein NCK1 isoform X3, encoding MFFSGIGKVKRKTGMRETASNMDSDLYPDNGERLYDLNLPALVKFSYTAEREDELSLVKGTRVIVMEKCSDGWWRGSYNGHSGWFPSNYVTEDADGSASNDCGLSEKLAAVVHSANGNQVLHTVQALYPFSSGNDEELNFEKGEVMDVVEKPENDPEWWKCRKADGQMGLVPKNYVTVLQESHNSASLAGPPTPDCDYIEPSSSGRFAGKQWYYGKVTRHQAEVALNQRGTEGDFLIRDSESSPNDFSISLKAQSKNKHFKVQLKDNLYCIGQRKFNSMEELVEHYKKAPIFTSEQGDKLYLVKALAAS